A region of Corynebacterium glucuronolyticum DSM 44120 DNA encodes the following proteins:
- a CDS encoding AMP-binding protein, whose product MKISAAITQFVGPDGNLALPPTLSVPALSELILSMSGNASSDASREARPVLRNQDFSTSREGVVEELTAAEINARVKALAVRLGQVAQPGDRAAILAENSPAYLIGFLGAMYAGLIPVPLYDPNEPGHSGHLAAVMTDCEPAVILTNRHSARAVRALQSDRPQAERTRVIAVDAVPAALARDYQPVPVGLDSPAFMQYTSGSTRTPAGVIITHRSMLANVIQILMAAKIKEPARVVLWLPLHHDMGIILAVMCLAVGFELDLMTPQAFIQEPTRWLTQLDRRADDENVYTVLPNFAFELAARYATPTEGLDLSAVDCIINGSEPVTISTVNQFVDTFAPFGLRRETIRPSYGLAEATLLVTTPQTDNRPYTVYFDREKLADGQAVTVSSPDNAVTATAVGEVVRPQWLVVVDPDTHDELPDGRVGELFIHGSNVAGGYYQRPDDTAETFVNRLGTPGHRAAGAPDDDAWLATGDLGAFVDGQLFITGRRKDLIVIAGRNHYPADIESTVTEATDQVSAVAAFAVPGEDVEKLIILAERATDVTADDATIIETITGAVSAAHGVQPADVRLFHPGEIIRSSSGKIARKLNQKNYIAGK is encoded by the coding sequence ATGAAGATTTCAGCCGCCATTACGCAGTTCGTTGGCCCCGACGGCAACCTGGCTCTCCCGCCCACCCTCAGTGTGCCCGCACTGTCCGAACTGATCCTCTCAATGAGTGGGAATGCCTCCTCGGACGCGTCGCGCGAAGCGCGACCCGTGCTGAGGAATCAAGACTTCTCCACCTCCCGCGAGGGCGTCGTTGAGGAGCTCACTGCGGCGGAGATCAACGCCCGCGTGAAGGCGCTGGCCGTCCGCCTCGGCCAGGTGGCGCAGCCCGGCGACCGCGCGGCAATCCTGGCAGAGAACTCGCCTGCCTACCTCATCGGCTTCCTCGGCGCGATGTACGCCGGGCTCATCCCCGTGCCGCTCTATGACCCGAACGAGCCGGGCCACTCCGGCCACCTCGCCGCCGTCATGACGGACTGCGAGCCTGCTGTCATCCTCACCAACCGCCACTCGGCCCGCGCCGTGCGCGCGCTGCAGTCGGACCGCCCGCAGGCCGAGCGCACGCGCGTCATCGCCGTCGACGCGGTTCCGGCGGCGCTGGCACGGGACTATCAGCCCGTCCCCGTGGGCCTCGATTCCCCGGCGTTCATGCAGTACACCTCCGGTTCCACGCGCACCCCTGCCGGCGTCATCATCACGCACCGTTCGATGCTCGCCAACGTCATCCAGATCCTCATGGCCGCGAAGATCAAGGAGCCGGCGCGCGTCGTCCTGTGGCTGCCGCTGCACCACGACATGGGCATCATCCTCGCCGTGATGTGCCTCGCCGTGGGCTTTGAGCTGGACCTCATGACCCCGCAGGCCTTCATTCAGGAGCCGACCCGCTGGCTCACGCAGCTGGATCGCCGCGCCGACGACGAAAATGTTTACACGGTCCTGCCGAACTTCGCCTTCGAGCTCGCCGCCCGCTATGCCACGCCCACTGAGGGGCTCGACCTCTCCGCCGTCGACTGCATCATCAACGGTTCGGAGCCGGTGACGATCTCCACGGTCAATCAGTTCGTCGACACGTTCGCCCCCTTCGGTCTCCGTCGCGAGACAATCCGCCCGTCCTACGGTCTGGCGGAGGCAACGCTCCTGGTCACCACCCCGCAGACGGATAACCGCCCGTACACGGTCTACTTCGATCGGGAGAAGCTTGCCGACGGCCAGGCGGTCACCGTTTCCTCGCCCGACAACGCGGTCACCGCCACCGCCGTCGGCGAGGTCGTCCGCCCCCAGTGGCTCGTCGTCGTCGATCCGGACACCCATGATGAGCTTCCCGACGGTCGGGTGGGTGAGCTTTTCATCCACGGCTCCAACGTCGCCGGTGGCTACTACCAGCGCCCCGACGACACGGCCGAGACCTTCGTCAACCGCCTCGGCACCCCCGGCCACCGCGCCGCCGGCGCCCCCGACGACGACGCCTGGCTCGCCACCGGCGACCTCGGGGCATTTGTCGACGGTCAGTTGTTCATCACCGGCCGCCGCAAGGACCTCATCGTCATCGCCGGTCGCAACCACTACCCGGCGGACATCGAATCCACCGTCACCGAAGCCACCGACCAGGTCTCCGCCGTCGCCGCCTTCGCCGTGCCTGGCGAGGACGTCGAAAAGCTCATCATCCTCGCCGAGCGCGCCACCGATGTGACCGCCGACGATGCGACGATCATCGAGACCATCACCGGGGCCGTCAGCGCCGCCCACGGCGTGCAGCCCGCCGATGTCCGGCTCTTCCACCCCGGTGAGATTATCCGCAGCTCCTCGGGCAAGATCGCCCGTAAGCTCAACCAAAAGAACTACATCGCTGGAAAGTAA
- a CDS encoding type I polyketide synthase, with translation MSTKLITWIREWVATATDSDLDTISVDTDLTSLGLSSRDAVVLSGELQNLLDKPVDPTIVYQHPTIAALANALTASPAEPEYSGVAEGHVAAGRDVAIIGLANRVPGADSRHDNNLDTLWNLLETGTSTVGDKPAGRWKEYLADPVTAQKMEEVNLTGGYFEDIASFDAEFFGLSPVEAANMDPQQRIMLELAWEVLENAGYPANTLRGEHVGVFVGSSNSDYGMLVTSDPAEAHPYALTGTASSIIANRISYTFDFRGPSVAVDTACSSSLVAIHQGVRALRDGDADLVLAGGVNVMAAPFISTAFGELGVISPSGGIHAFSASADGFVRGDAAGLFALKRLAEAEADGDHILAVIRGSAVNQDGHSNGLTAPNPDAQVDVLRRAYADAGVDPRQVDYIEAHGTGTILGDPIEAQAIGTVLGVGRDAADPVLIGSAKTNFGHSESAAGATALAKVVLSMQHDTLPPSLGFDEPNPYIDFDGQHLEVVTDAREWPEYSGEKIAGVSGFGFGGTNAHVVVSSYAGDPKNVQQQLDAPAVVTVSGLLPSRRREAATSLLDADLSDPHAVARATARRNHGRSRAAIVATDEEQLRHRLELVSQGKKGPGIEVSDAPSTAGPVFVYTGFGSQHRKMAKHLYYQSTLFKQRIDELDELVTFESGWSMVDIITDDGQTYNTETAQATITAIQIALTDLLAHFGAKPAAVMGMSMGEIAAAYACGGLTAHDAMMIACHRARLMGEGEAMLTEETQGAMAVVEVPADELPDGIEPAVFAGPGMTTVGGPRQLVLDFVDKLDGEGKFARALNVKGAGHTSALDPLLGELAAEICDIDPQPLTIPLFSSVDQGVVYPAGTTIHDADYWLRCTRGSVYFQDATEQAFGAGHNTLVEISPNPVGLMGMMATAFAVGKPDAQLTFALKRKMDEGQTIAELLAKLYAAGSPVAFGEVYGTGPTATLPHTPFKDTSYWTAATPSSSQPGTGTLLSAPVTLPTGQLAFSAQAERCPSAYALLEEAAQALLPGSELVASEDHAPLPTSGEVTVLARKHIGGVNVEVYSDHLLAEGFSTLPSHASASAGAPPAEPPVEIEERHWEPDSGETIKERLLSIVSESMGYEVEDLPEELPLIDLGLDSLMGMRIKNRVENDFQIPPLNVQALRDASVADVVTMVEEAVAGKESELKAVDKQPTPDPHPTPERSEGVGVAPRDASERLVFATWAGMTGAAAAGVTSTLPEIDEETATKIAERLSERANVEITADEVRAARTLEPLANHVREGLETEVTGNVRVLRERPAGSDEPAVFLFHPAGGSSVVYQPLTRRLPDDVPVYGIERLEGSLEDRAKAYLPEIEELAGDHKIILGGWSFGGALAFEVASQLDRDVAVIVLLDTVQPSEKVPDTLEETKARWERYAKFAKKTYGLEFPVPYEMLETQGEDAVIGMLTEFLATTDASSHGLAAGVLEHQRASFVDNRILDKVDFNRWSHVTAPVMLFRAERMHDGAIELEPRYAKIDPDGGWSTIVDDLEIIQLHGDHLGVVDEPEIATVGAYLTRRIKGM, from the coding sequence GTGTCAACGAAACTTATCACGTGGATTCGTGAGTGGGTAGCGACAGCTACCGACAGTGACCTCGACACTATTAGCGTGGACACGGACCTCACCTCGCTGGGACTTAGCTCCCGCGACGCGGTCGTCCTGTCCGGGGAGCTGCAAAACCTCCTAGACAAACCTGTCGACCCGACAATCGTCTACCAACACCCCACCATCGCGGCGCTCGCCAACGCCCTCACGGCTTCTCCGGCGGAGCCGGAATATAGCGGCGTGGCCGAAGGACACGTCGCCGCAGGCCGTGACGTCGCCATCATCGGCCTCGCCAACCGCGTGCCGGGGGCCGACTCGCGGCATGACAACAACCTCGATACCCTGTGGAACCTGCTCGAGACCGGCACCTCGACGGTGGGGGACAAGCCCGCCGGGCGCTGGAAGGAATACCTCGCGGATCCGGTCACGGCGCAGAAAATGGAAGAGGTCAACCTCACCGGCGGCTACTTCGAGGACATCGCCTCCTTCGACGCCGAATTCTTCGGCCTGTCTCCCGTCGAGGCCGCGAACATGGACCCGCAGCAGCGCATCATGCTCGAGCTGGCCTGGGAAGTCCTCGAAAACGCCGGTTACCCCGCAAACACGCTGCGCGGGGAGCACGTCGGCGTCTTCGTCGGTTCCTCCAACTCCGACTACGGCATGCTCGTCACCTCGGATCCCGCCGAGGCGCACCCCTACGCCCTGACCGGCACCGCCTCCTCGATCATCGCCAACCGCATTTCCTATACTTTCGATTTCCGCGGCCCCTCGGTGGCCGTCGACACCGCCTGCTCCTCCTCGCTCGTCGCCATCCACCAGGGTGTGCGGGCGCTGCGGGACGGCGACGCGGACCTCGTCCTCGCCGGTGGCGTCAACGTCATGGCCGCGCCGTTTATCTCTACCGCGTTCGGTGAACTCGGCGTCATCAGCCCCTCCGGTGGGATCCACGCCTTCTCCGCCTCCGCCGACGGTTTCGTCCGCGGCGACGCGGCGGGCCTGTTCGCCCTCAAGCGACTTGCCGAAGCAGAAGCCGACGGGGACCACATCCTCGCCGTCATCCGCGGCTCCGCCGTCAACCAGGACGGCCACTCCAACGGCCTCACCGCCCCGAACCCGGACGCCCAGGTCGATGTCCTGCGCCGCGCCTACGCCGATGCCGGCGTCGATCCCCGCCAGGTGGACTACATCGAGGCCCACGGCACCGGCACCATTCTTGGCGACCCGATCGAGGCCCAAGCCATCGGCACCGTCCTCGGCGTCGGCCGCGACGCTGCCGATCCGGTCCTCATCGGCTCCGCGAAGACGAATTTCGGCCACTCCGAGTCCGCTGCCGGCGCCACCGCGCTGGCCAAGGTCGTCCTGTCCATGCAGCACGACACCCTGCCGCCGTCGCTCGGCTTCGACGAGCCGAACCCCTACATCGACTTCGACGGCCAGCACCTGGAGGTCGTCACCGACGCCCGCGAGTGGCCCGAGTACTCCGGCGAGAAGATCGCCGGCGTCTCCGGATTCGGCTTCGGCGGGACGAACGCCCACGTCGTCGTCTCCTCCTACGCTGGCGATCCAAAGAACGTCCAGCAGCAGCTCGACGCCCCGGCCGTGGTCACCGTCTCCGGCCTGCTGCCCTCGCGCCGTCGCGAAGCCGCGACGAGCTTGCTCGACGCCGACCTTTCCGATCCGCACGCCGTCGCCCGCGCCACCGCGCGCCGCAACCACGGCCGTTCCCGCGCCGCCATCGTCGCCACCGACGAGGAGCAGCTGCGCCACCGCCTGGAGCTCGTCTCCCAGGGCAAGAAGGGCCCGGGCATCGAGGTTTCCGACGCCCCAAGCACCGCCGGCCCCGTCTTCGTCTACACGGGTTTCGGTTCCCAGCACCGCAAGATGGCGAAGCACCTCTACTACCAGTCCACACTGTTCAAACAGCGCATCGATGAGCTCGATGAACTGGTGACGTTCGAGTCCGGCTGGTCGATGGTGGACATCATCACCGACGACGGCCAGACCTACAACACGGAGACCGCCCAGGCCACCATCACCGCCATCCAGATCGCCCTGACCGACCTGCTCGCCCACTTCGGCGCTAAACCCGCCGCCGTCATGGGCATGTCCATGGGTGAGATCGCCGCCGCCTACGCCTGCGGTGGCCTGACCGCCCACGACGCGATGATGATCGCCTGCCACCGCGCCCGCCTCATGGGCGAGGGCGAGGCGATGCTCACCGAGGAGACCCAGGGCGCCATGGCCGTCGTCGAGGTCCCCGCCGATGAGCTTCCCGACGGCATCGAGCCCGCCGTTTTCGCCGGCCCCGGCATGACCACCGTCGGCGGCCCGCGCCAGCTGGTGCTGGACTTCGTCGACAAGCTCGACGGCGAGGGCAAGTTCGCCCGCGCCCTGAACGTGAAGGGTGCCGGCCATACGAGCGCCCTCGACCCCCTGCTCGGCGAGCTTGCCGCCGAGATTTGCGATATCGATCCCCAGCCCCTCACCATCCCCCTGTTTAGCTCCGTCGATCAGGGCGTTGTCTACCCGGCCGGGACGACGATTCACGACGCGGACTACTGGCTGCGGTGCACCCGCGGCTCCGTCTACTTCCAGGACGCCACCGAGCAGGCGTTCGGCGCCGGCCACAACACCCTCGTGGAGATCTCGCCCAACCCCGTGGGCCTCATGGGCATGATGGCCACGGCCTTCGCCGTCGGCAAGCCCGACGCGCAGCTCACCTTCGCCCTCAAGCGGAAGATGGACGAGGGGCAGACGATCGCCGAGCTCCTGGCCAAGCTGTACGCCGCCGGCAGTCCGGTGGCCTTCGGCGAGGTTTACGGCACCGGCCCCACGGCGACGCTCCCGCACACCCCGTTCAAGGACACCTCCTACTGGACGGCCGCCACCCCGAGCTCCTCGCAGCCCGGCACCGGCACCCTCCTGTCCGCCCCGGTCACCCTCCCCACGGGCCAGCTGGCATTCTCGGCGCAGGCCGAGCGCTGCCCGAGCGCCTACGCTCTCCTCGAGGAAGCCGCCCAGGCACTGCTTCCCGGCTCCGAGCTCGTCGCTTCCGAGGATCACGCGCCCCTGCCCACCTCCGGCGAGGTCACTGTCCTCGCCCGCAAGCACATCGGTGGCGTCAACGTCGAGGTTTACTCCGATCATCTCCTCGCAGAGGGCTTTTCGACGCTTCCATCTCACGCGTCTGCGTCAGCGGGCGCCCCGCCAGCGGAGCCCCCAGTGGAGATTGAAGAGCGCCACTGGGAGCCTGACTCCGGGGAGACCATCAAGGAGCGCCTCCTCTCGATTGTTTCCGAGTCCATGGGCTACGAGGTAGAGGATCTCCCCGAGGAGCTCCCCCTCATTGACCTGGGCCTGGATTCCCTCATGGGCATGCGCATCAAGAACCGCGTGGAAAACGATTTCCAGATCCCGCCGCTCAACGTGCAGGCGCTTCGCGACGCCTCCGTCGCCGACGTCGTCACCATGGTCGAGGAAGCCGTCGCCGGCAAGGAATCCGAACTCAAGGCCGTCGACAAACAGCCCACGCCCGATCCGCATCCCACGCCCGAGCGGAGCGAGGGCGTTGGTGTCGCACCCCGCGACGCCTCCGAGCGCCTCGTCTTCGCCACCTGGGCCGGAATGACCGGCGCCGCTGCCGCCGGCGTGACCAGCACACTTCCTGAAATCGACGAGGAAACCGCAACCAAGATCGCCGAGCGCCTGTCCGAGCGCGCGAACGTCGAGATCACGGCCGACGAGGTCCGCGCAGCGCGCACTCTCGAGCCCCTGGCCAACCACGTCCGCGAGGGCCTGGAAACCGAGGTCACCGGCAACGTCCGCGTGCTGCGGGAGCGCCCCGCAGGCTCCGACGAGCCCGCCGTCTTCCTCTTCCACCCGGCCGGCGGCTCCTCCGTCGTCTACCAGCCCCTGACCCGCAGGCTTCCCGACGACGTCCCGGTCTACGGCATCGAGCGCCTGGAAGGCTCCCTCGAGGACCGCGCCAAGGCCTATCTCCCCGAGATCGAAGAGCTCGCCGGCGACCACAAGATCATCCTCGGCGGTTGGTCTTTCGGCGGCGCCCTCGCCTTCGAGGTCGCCTCGCAGCTCGATCGCGACGTCGCCGTGATCGTCCTCCTCGATACGGTGCAGCCCTCGGAGAAGGTGCCGGACACCCTCGAGGAGACGAAGGCCCGCTGGGAGCGCTACGCAAAGTTTGCCAAGAAGACGTACGGGCTCGAATTCCCCGTCCCGTACGAGATGCTGGAAACCCAGGGCGAGGACGCCGTCATCGGCATGCTCACCGAGTTCCTGGCCACCACGGACGCCTCCAGCCACGGCCTGGCCGCCGGCGTCCTCGAGCACCAGCGCGCCTCGTTTGTCGATAACCGCATCCTGGACAAGGTGGACTTCAACCGCTGGTCCCACGTCACCGCGCCCGTCATGCTGTTCCGCGCTGAGCGGATGCACGACGGCGCCATCGAGCTGGAGCCGCGGTACGCAAAAATTGACCCCGACGGGGGGTGGTCTACTATTGTGGACGATTTGGAGATCATCCAGCTCCACGGGGATCACCTGGGTGTCGTAGACGAACCAGAAATTGCCACCGTGGGTGCTTACCTTACGCGGCGAATCAAAGGAATGTAA